The proteins below are encoded in one region of Lactuca sativa cultivar Salinas chromosome 3, Lsat_Salinas_v11, whole genome shotgun sequence:
- the LOC111876017 gene encoding beclin-1-like protein, producing the protein MKNNSNNNMVSDKTRALPVDPNLPRWVCQNCRHSLSITGVDSYPDKFFNDSSTYRSGMQGSSMHGAGSVLGTRMDQSFVVLPKQRNQSSGVPPRPRNGAMNPDSTQSGKTMEESFVVLPPPAASVYKSDPAADGGGTHVHSHEGGSNSAPTQSNNSGFHSTITVLKRAFEIATTQTQVEQPLCLECMRVLSDKLDKEVEEVNSDIKSYEACLQRLEGEPRNVLSEADFLREKLKIEEEERKLEAAIQETEKECTEVTGELKELELKSNRFKELEERYWHEFNNFQFQLISHQEERDAILAKIEVSQAHLELLKRTNVLNDAFPIWYDGEFGTINNFRLGRLPKIPVEWDEINAAWGQACLLLHTMAQYFRPKFQYRIKILSMGSYPRIMDSSNNTYELFGPVNLFWSTRYDKAMTLFLSCLKDFAEFANSKDKENNIPPDKCFKLPYKIENDKVESYSITQSFNKPENWTKALKYTLCNLKWALYWFVGNTNFQPLSQSATTAPAPAPAQHSDLHGSGSASGSLYRKPKSQPPLPLPPKT; encoded by the exons ATGAAGAACAACAGCAATAACAATATGGTGTCGGATAAGACTCGGGCCTTGCCAGTTGATCCGAATCTTCCACGGTGGGTCTGCCAGAACTGCCGTCACAGTCTCTCCATCACCGGCGTTGATTCTTACCCTGATAAATTCTTCAATGACTCTTCCACTTACCGATCCG GGATGCAGGGCTCTTCGATGCATGGAGCAGGCAGTGTGTTAGGCACACGAATGGATCAATCATTTGTTGTATTGCCAAAACAAAGGAACCAATCATCGGGTGTTCCACCTCGTCCACGTAATGGAGCCATGAATCCTGATTCAACTCAGTCTGGAAAAACCATGGAAGAATCATTCGTGGTATTACCTCCACCTGCTGCCTCTGTGTACAAATCCGACCCTGCAGCTGATGGAGGTGGGACCCATGTTCATTCACATGAAGGTGGATCCAATTCTGCTCCTACACAATCAAACAACTCTGGTTTCCACTCAACCATAACTGTCTTGAAACGTGCATTTGAGATAGCCACAACACAAACACAGGTTGAACAACCTTTATGCCTGGAATGCATGAGGGTGTTATCTGATAAACTTGATAAAGAGGTTGAAGAAGTGAATAGCGACATAAAATCATATGAAGCTTGCCTTCAGCGCTTAGAGGGAGAACCTAGGAATGTTCTTAGTGAAGCTGACTTTTTAAGGGAGAAACTAAAG atagaagaagaagaacgtaAACTTGAAGCAGCAATTCAAGAAACAGAAAAAGAGTGCACCGAAGTAACTGGTGAATTGAAGGAACTCGAACTCAAATCTAATCGATTCAAAGAGTTGGAAGAAAG ATATTGGCACGAGTTCAATAATTTCCAGTTTCAGTTGATATCTCATCAG GAAGAGAGAGATGCGATATTGGCAAAAATTGAAGTTTCACAAGCACATTTAGAACTTTTAAAGAGGACTAATGTTTTGAATGATGCGTTTCCAATTTGGTATGATGGAGAATTTGGAACAATCAACAATTTCAGATTGGGGAGACTTCCTAAAATTCCG GTTGAGTGGGATGAGATAAATGCTGCATGGGGACAGGCTTGCCTTTTGCTTCACACAATGGCTCAATATTTCAGACCAAAGTTTCA ATACCGAATAAAAATCCTTTCTATGGGAAGTTACCCTCGAATAATGGATAGCAGCAACAATACCTATGAGCT GTTTGGTCCGGTGAATTTGTTTTGGAGCACACGATATGACAAGGCAATGACATTGTTCTTGAGCTGCCTTAAAGACTTTGCAGAATTTGCAAACTCTAAAGATAAAGAAAACAACATCCCACCTGATAAATGTTTCAAGCTTCCGTACAA GATTGAGAATGACAAAGTGGAAAGCTATTCGATCACACAGAGCTTTAACAAACCAGAGAATTGGACAAAAGCTTTGAAGTATACACTCTGTAATTTAAAATGGGCACTTTACTGGTTTGTTGGTAATACAAATTTTCAGCCATTATCTCAATCTGCCACAACTGCCCCTGCCCCTGCCCCTGCCCAACATTCTGATCTTCATGGTTCTGGTTCTGCTTCGGGCAGTTTGTATAGAAAGCCCAAGTCACAGCCACCACTGCCCCTGCCCCCTAAAAcataa